One Tubulanus polymorphus chromosome 5, tnTubPoly1.2, whole genome shotgun sequence DNA segment encodes these proteins:
- the LOC141905202 gene encoding WD repeat-containing protein 17-like: MSKVKQVGLLAAGCQPWNGDVCAASGDRFAYCATLAVYIYQYDRKFNQFNLHSIMSEHKKTIIGISWNPHNVDLFVTAGADYQVIIWHVAEQRAVAKLDNLKSIPSSVGWCPHERECIAFISQRGPLLLWNYSHGGITQHKHAQNFLSEVCQFRWHHRKMGKIAFGHMDGSISMCCTGQRPEKHFGRPDITEGSEESDSVTDLQWDPLSTSYLLVANTSTDVRLIDTDSLTVIMTFQLPSVAAQVHAIAWISTAPGMFLTGDLHSGVMRLWNVSKPTPIENIKLKKCGFHCLHVISTPTSTPNSHHSDTGYSSANSSYTLPPGHAMCTFLDGGIGLYDLGRRKWNFIRDYGHIETIFDCKFKPDNADLLATSSFDGTIKVWNVDTLTAVHTSPGNEGVIYSISWAPSDLNCIAACTSRNGAFIWDITKGKVIQRYKEHGRNAVYSVAWNHKDSRRLASCGADGYCIIRLIDGELLQKYRHPGAVFGCDWSTNNKDMIATGCEDKCVRVFYMATNTDQPLKVFAGHTAKVFNVKWSPLREGILCSGSDDGTIRVWDYTQDACINVLVGHTAPVRGLLWNTEIPYLLISGSWDYSVRVWDTRDGAAIDVILDHGADVYGLTCHPLRPFLLASCSRDSTVRLWSLTPLVQPLELNIIAQRPFTEVMGTTEHAMNLGTRPLLTGKVSKEYKSNMDELPGDLNSRTLLWFSKFFMHPGGTSNLWELVFVVNGGKHLSNRYSTGIMHMDHLTKFKASEAQQLEMARVNKYGSSIGAPSRDHQLREAAHLYICLGNVEKYCELLVELGEWEKALAVAPGVSFDYWKSLAERRCQILMQENSVDVIPYSVATGGCRNLVKYFTDCGQLSEAMLMALVAYEGLMPSAHSNQEENHLLQNGVKDEHSDEQLTRLLIDASNELAEWYFSCGSPIKAACCHLAVNDCKQTLAKLIRGNELELAACVGLVLKDTSSKPLTCVALQLLSRKCENIGKWELAVDLLKMIPNNEWDLVKLCARCASSMAEIDNLHEKAGLPNLEECMNLSHKLRIKEDVWDYVKYSLLSTTPELGMQVGLSFVKECLKKESWVADDVFDMLQLLASIRTDRLQQFQNNTMCSEMMSLCSYIGALVAIRRSYDSIVLALFRSARHVIDQEQVLLNILKSEQIEQDASVWAAKNTQTDKAAGDRKRFGAELQPLYEELLRKCGEETWPVGIGPDIVASSHLPSHSDVHVSYLTGQRIQGTPYFLEDAKSAISQNDALMWSKVNPFSPLCSGMRLNPF; the protein is encoded by the exons ATGTCTAAAGTGAAACAGGTTGGATTATTAGCGGCTGGCTGTCAACCGTGGAACGGTGATGTCTGTGCTGCTAGTGGAGATAGATTCGCTTATTGCGCCACTTTAGCTGTCTACATATACCAG TACGATCGCAAATTCAACCAGTTCAATCTGCACTCGATCATGTCGGAGCACAAGAAAACCATAATCGGCATTTCATGGAACCCTCACAACGTGGATCTATTCGTTACAGCCGGCGCCGACTATCAGGTGATCATCTGGCACGTGGCCGAGCAACGCGCGGTCGCCAAGCTGGACAATCTGAAATCGATCCCAAGTTCGGTCGGTTGGTGTCCGCACGAACGCGAATGTATCGCATTTATCAGTCAACGCGGCCCGTTACTGCTGTGGAACTACAGCCACGGTGGAATCACGCAGCACAAACACGCGCAGAACTTTCTATCGGAGGTCTGCCAGTTCCGGTGGCATCATCGCAAAATGGGCAAAATAGCGTTCGGTCACATGGATGGCAGTATATCTATGTGTTGCACAG GTCAGCGTCCCGAGAAGCATTTCGGTCGACCGGACATCACTGAAGGATCGGAGGAAAGCGATTCAGTGACAGATTTACAATGGGATCCGCTATCGACTAGTTATCTACTGGTGGCAAACACATCGACCGATGTACGTCTCATAGATACCGATTCATTGACTGTGATTATGACATTTCAGCTGCCTAGTGTCGCCGCTCAAGTTCATGCAATAGCCTGGATTTCAACAGCGCCCGGCATGTTTCTGACCGGAG ATTTGCACTCGGGAGTTATGAGATTGTGGAACGTATCGAAACCGACGCCGatcgaaaatatcaaactgaAGAAATGCGGATTTCATTGTCTGCACGTGATTTCAACACCGACGTCGACTCCGAACTCTCATCACAGCGATACCGGTTACTCGTCTGCCAACTCTAGTTATACCCTGCCGCCCGGGCACGCTATGTGCACGTTCCTCGATGGTGGTATCGGGTTGTACGATCTCGGACGTCGCAAGTGGAATTTTATCAGAGACTAC GGTCATATAGAAACGATATTCGACTGTAAGTTCAAGCCGGATAATGCCGATCTGCTTGCCACATCTAGTTTCGATGGTACGATCAAAGTTTGGAATGTGGATACATTGACTGCT GTACATACATCTCCGGGTAATGAAGGAGTAATTTATTCTATATCCTGGGCTCCGTCTGATTTGAACTGTATTGCTGCTTGTACGTCTCGTAATGGTGCTTTCATATGGGATATCACTAAAGGCAAAGTCATCCAGCGTTACAAAGAA CATGGTCGTAATGCTGTATATTCAGTTGCTTGGAATCATAAGGATTCAAGGCGTCTGGCTAGCTGTGGTGCTGATGGTTACTG TATAATCCGTTTAATCGATGGTGAACTGTTACAGAAATATCGACACCCAGGAGCTGTGTTCGGCTGTGATTGGAGCACTAATAATAA AGATATGATTGCCACTGGTTGTGAAGATAAATGTGTACGGGTTTTCTACATGGCCACGAATACTGATCAACCTCTGAAAGTTTTCGCAg GTCATACTGCTAAAGTTTTCAACGTGAAGTGGTCACCGTTGAGGGAGGGGATACTTTGTAGCGGCTCCGATGATGG GACGATAAGAGTTTGGGATTATACGCAGGACGCGTGTATTAATGTACTAGTCGGTCATACAGCTCCGGTGAGAGGACTACTGTGGAATACCGAGATTCCGTATCTGTTAATATCGGGAAGTTGGGATTATTCGGTACGTGTTTGGGATACGAGAGACGGAGCAGCTATTGACGTTATTCTAGATCACGGTGCTGATGTTTACG GTTTAACTTGTCATCCATTGAGGCCATTTTTGCTAGCGTCGTGCTCAAGAGATTCTACGGTTCGGTTATGGTCTCTTACTCCACTCGTTCAGCCTCTAGAACTCAATATTATTGCTCAAAGACCTTTTACGGAAGTTATGGGAACGACAG AACATGCAATGAATCTGGGGACACGGCCTTTACTGACTGGAAAAGTATCTAAAGAATATAAAAGCAATATGGACGAACTTCCCGGCGATTTGAATTCACGAACGTTGCTTTGGTTCTCCAAATTTTTCATG CATCCAGGAGGCACGTCAAATCTCTGGGAGTTGgtatttgttgtaaatggtggAAAACATCTCTCAAATCGATACAGCACTGGTATTATGCACATGGATCATTTAACGAAATTCAAAGCT TCCGAAGCTCAGCAGCTCGAAATGGCGCGAGTGAATAAATACGGCTCCAGTATCGGTGCACCGTCACGCGATCACCAGTTACGAGAAGCTGCTCATCTTTATATCTGTCTCGGAAATGTCGAGAAATATTGCGAACTACTCGTCGAATTAGGAGAG TGGGAGAAAGCTTTGGCAGTAGCACCTGGAGTTTCTTTTGACTATTGGAAATCTCTCGCTGAAAG GCGATGTCAAATACTGATGCAGGAGAACAGCGTGGATGTTATACCCTACAGCGTAGCTACAGGTGGCTGTCGGAACCTCGTGAAGTATTTCACGGATTGCGGCCAGCTCTCGGAAGCGATGTTGATGGCGCTCGTAGCGTACGAAGGGTTGATGCCATCTGCTCATTCAAATCAAGAGGAAAACCATTTGTTGCAAAATGGAGTGAAAGACGAACATTCAGATGAACAGTTGACGAG ATTACTAATTGACGCCAGTAATGAACTTGCGGAATGGTACTTCAGTTGTGGTTCACCTATCAAAGCAGCATGCTGTCATCTGGCTGTTAATGATTGTAAA CAAACATTGGCAAAGTTGATTCGTGGAAATGAACTGGAATTGGCCGCTTGCGTCGGTCTCGTCCTGAAAGATACGTCGTCCAAACCCCTGACTTGCGTAGCATTACAACTTCTATCCCGgaaatgtgaaaatatcgGCAAATG GGAACTGGCAGTCGATTTGTTGAAGATGATACCAAATAACGAATGGGATTTAGTGAAGCTATGCGCTAGATGCGCGAGCAGTATGGCCGAAATCGACAATCTACATGAAAAAGCCGGACTGCCGAATTTAGAGGAGTGTATGAATCTGTCTCATAAACTACGCATCAAAGAAGATGTTTGGGATTACGTGAAATATAGTCTACTATCTACGACTCCGGAACTGGGGATGCAGGTCGGGTTGAGTTTCGTTAAAG AATGTTTAAAGAAGGAATCGTGGGTGGCTGATGACGTGTTTGATATGTTACAACTGCTCGCTAGTATTAGAACTGATCGATtacaacaatttcaaaataacac GATGTGTTCAGAAATGATGTCATTATGCAGTTATATTGGCGCTCTTGTGGCTATTAGAAGATCATACGATTCAATTGTTTTAGCTTTATTCCGATCTGCTAG ACACGTGATCGACCAGGAACAAGTTCTACTCAACATTCTGAAATCCGAACAAATTGAACAAGACGCCTCGGTATGGGCGGCGAAAAATACTCAAACCGACAA AGCTGCTGGAGATAGAAAGAGATTCGGAGCTGAGTTGCAACCGCTCTACGAAGAACTTCTGCGTAAATGCGGGGAGGAAACATGGCCAGTTGGAATCGGTCCCGATATAGTAGCTAGTTCTCATTTACCCAGCCATTCCGACGTTCATGTATCGTATCTGACTGGACAGCGAATCCAG GGCACGCCATATTTTCTCGAGGATGCCAAATCGGCAATATCACAGAATGATGCATTGATGTGGAGTAAAGTGAATCCCTTCTCTCCGCTCTGTTCTGGAATGAGATTAAATCCATTCTAG
- the LOC141905195 gene encoding spermatogenesis-associated protein 4-like, producing the protein MAGLSREVIRWLQSLDLTWQVKTPKWDLTNGFLVAEIFSWYFPLEITMHSYNNGTSLDSKQRNWALLKNFIKKHKLEIPEDFVEGTIHCKEGAAQLLCDRIYEILTNRPVKKMASEFEVDFTDSAYQIRIPMHARSTASQAIKNNLRVTEILADKNIITNQMKAQDIINDHIEHRRVERMENPDRFNIRPTLGELSERIPSQNPPTYENESTMISTARSPTKGGSPMHQAAATPQYQEIHVQQLGYDNAVKPMVIQH; encoded by the exons ATGGCAGGCCTCAGTAGAGAAGTAATTCGTTGGTTACAAAGTTTAGATTTAACTTGGCAAGTTAAGACTCCGAAATG GGATCTAACAAATGGTTTTTTGGTAGCTGAAATATTTTCGTGGTATTTTCCTCTTGAGATAACTATGCATTCATATAATAATGGCACGTCTCTGGATTCGAAACAGCGTAACTGGGCATTACTAAAAAAT TTTATCAAGAAACACAAGTTAGAAATACCGGAAGATTTCGTGGAAGGTACGATCCATTGTAAAGAAGGAGCAGCTCAACTTCTGTGCGATAGAATCTATGAGATTCTTACGAATCGACC GGTGAAGAAAATGGCTTCTGAGTTTGAAGTGGATTTCACAGACAGTGCCTATCAGATACGAATACCGATGCACGCGAGATCGACAGCTTCACAAGCGATTAAAAATAACCTGCGCGTTACAGAAATACTCGCTGATAAAAACATCATCACTAATCAAATGAAA GCACAAGATATAATTAACGATCATATAGAACATCGTCGAGTTGAACGTATGGAGAATCCTGACCGGTTTAACATCCGCCCGACGCTCGGAGAATTGAGCGAACGAATCCCATCTCAAAATCCACCGACATATGAAAATGAGAGCACGATGATCAGTACTGCCAGATCCCCGACTAAAG GTGGCTCTCCGATGCACCAGGCTGCGGCCACACCTCAATATCAAGAAATACATGTTCAACAGTTAGGATACGACAATGCAGTCAAACCAATGGTCATTCAACACTGa
- the LOC141905194 gene encoding proton-coupled amino acid transporter 1-like isoform X1: MAEPDFDDKSNVLTKSFQKKSAFKLKLFNFGKKKDSSDTEKMDDPVPDVSIQTTGSVNYEELGGQGDDDEYYDETKSTDETEEEDEEEVEHKTTNIQTMMHMLKGNIGTGMLAMHNAVMNAGLVVGSVGILVVGFIATHCMHILLNCSRVLARRTEAQNFDYTMTMYTAFSTGPQPLRRIAVFMRYSVNMFLNITQIGFCCVYVLFIAENVRLFVEHFQPAHDPPVQVYMLALLVFLIPYSFVRNLKHLAPFSTFANLLTVTGLVVIFIYCVQDLPPVADRELVASLEKIPLFFGTVVFSFEGISLVLPIENEMKNPEDFGGKTGVMNTAMCVVSLLYTACGFYGYMKFGPNCLGSLTLNMPTDFWLYLSVKLMFPIAIFISYGLQFYVPVNIIWPTFEQYLRTDRQKLIGEYCFRVFLVLFTFGLAAVIPHLELLISLIGAVSSSALALIFPPMLEMITYWDERDTVKHYWWMFVKDLFIIVFGLTGFVSGTFVSLKEIVEAFQNGT; this comes from the exons ATGGCTGAGCCTGATTTTGACGACAAGTCAAACGTGTTGACTAAATCTTTCCAGAAAAAGTCTGCATTCAAGCTTAA attatttaattttggcaaaaaaaaagattcgaGCGACACCGAAAAAATGGATGACCCTGTTCCAGATGTGTCAATCCAAACAACAG GCTCGGTGAATTATGAAGAACTGGGCGGTCAGGGTGATGACGATGAATATTACGACGAAACGAAATCAACCGATGAAACTGAAGAGGAAGATGAAGAGGAAGTGGAACATAAAACGAC GAATATTCAAACCATGATGCACATGTTGAAAGGTAATATCGGTACGGGTATGCTCGCGATGCATAACGCCGTTATGAACGCTGGACTAGTG GTAGGGTCTGTTGGCATCCTGGTCGTAGGATTCATAGCAACTCACTGTATGCATATACTATTAAACTGCTCTAGGGTTCTAGCTAGAAG GACTGAAGCTCAAAATTTTGATTATACTATGACAATGTATACAGCATTTTCCACCGGGCCTCAGCCACTTCGAAGAATAGCCGTATTTATGag ATATAGTGTAAATATGTTCTTGAACATTACGCAGATCGGATTCTGTTGTGTATATGTACTATTTATAGCCGAAAATGTGAGATTA TTTGTTGAACACTTTCAACCAGCTCATGATCCACCCGTACAAGTTTACATGCTCGCTTTATTGGTGTTTCTCATTCCGTATTCGTTCGTTCGAAATCTGAAGCATTTAGCGCCGTTTTCGACGTTCGCTAATTTGTTAACTGTCACCGGATTAGTCGTGATATTCATCTACTGCGTCCAGGATCTTCCACCGGTTGCCGATAGAGAACTTGTGGCTTCATTAGAAAAAATTCCTCTATTCTTCGGAACGGTCGTCTTCTCTTTCGAAGGCATAAGTCTT GTTCTaccgattgaaaatgaaatgaaaaatccaGAAGATTTCGGTGGTAAAACCGGCGTTATGAACACTGCCATGTGCGTCGTTTCACTGTTGTATACTGCTTGCGGTTTTTATGGTTACATGAAATTCGGACCAAACTGTCTCGGAAGTTTGACACTAAACATGCCAACAGATTTCTG GCTGTACCTTTCAGTAAAGTTGATGTTTCCGATAGCGATATTTATCTCATATGGTCTCCAGTTTTATGTTCCCGTCAATATAATATGGCCGACATTCGAACAGTATCTTCGCACGGATCGTCAGAAACTGATCGGGGAATATTGCTTCCGTGTTTTTTTGGTGCTATTTACAT TTGGATTGGCAGCTGTTATCCCACATTTAGAATTGCTGATATCATTGATCGGAGCAGTCAGCAGTTCGGCTCTGGCTTTGATATTTCCGCCTATGTTGGAGATGATTACGTACTGGGACGAACGCGATACTGTAAAACATTACTGGTGGATGTTCGTCAAAGACTTATTCATAATCGTCTTCGGTTTGACGGGATTCGTTTCCGGCACGTTTGTTTCATTGAAAGAGATCGTGGAAGCTTTTCAGAATGGCACGTAG
- the LOC141905194 gene encoding neutral amino acid uniporter 4-like isoform X2 yields MDDPVPDVSIQTTGSVNYEELGGQGDDDEYYDETKSTDETEEEDEEEVEHKTTNIQTMMHMLKGNIGTGMLAMHNAVMNAGLVVGSVGILVVGFIATHCMHILLNCSRVLARRTEAQNFDYTMTMYTAFSTGPQPLRRIAVFMRYSVNMFLNITQIGFCCVYVLFIAENVRLFVEHFQPAHDPPVQVYMLALLVFLIPYSFVRNLKHLAPFSTFANLLTVTGLVVIFIYCVQDLPPVADRELVASLEKIPLFFGTVVFSFEGISLVLPIENEMKNPEDFGGKTGVMNTAMCVVSLLYTACGFYGYMKFGPNCLGSLTLNMPTDFWLYLSVKLMFPIAIFISYGLQFYVPVNIIWPTFEQYLRTDRQKLIGEYCFRVFLVLFTFGLAAVIPHLELLISLIGAVSSSALALIFPPMLEMITYWDERDTVKHYWWMFVKDLFIIVFGLTGFVSGTFVSLKEIVEAFQNGT; encoded by the exons ATGGATGACCCTGTTCCAGATGTGTCAATCCAAACAACAG GCTCGGTGAATTATGAAGAACTGGGCGGTCAGGGTGATGACGATGAATATTACGACGAAACGAAATCAACCGATGAAACTGAAGAGGAAGATGAAGAGGAAGTGGAACATAAAACGAC GAATATTCAAACCATGATGCACATGTTGAAAGGTAATATCGGTACGGGTATGCTCGCGATGCATAACGCCGTTATGAACGCTGGACTAGTG GTAGGGTCTGTTGGCATCCTGGTCGTAGGATTCATAGCAACTCACTGTATGCATATACTATTAAACTGCTCTAGGGTTCTAGCTAGAAG GACTGAAGCTCAAAATTTTGATTATACTATGACAATGTATACAGCATTTTCCACCGGGCCTCAGCCACTTCGAAGAATAGCCGTATTTATGag ATATAGTGTAAATATGTTCTTGAACATTACGCAGATCGGATTCTGTTGTGTATATGTACTATTTATAGCCGAAAATGTGAGATTA TTTGTTGAACACTTTCAACCAGCTCATGATCCACCCGTACAAGTTTACATGCTCGCTTTATTGGTGTTTCTCATTCCGTATTCGTTCGTTCGAAATCTGAAGCATTTAGCGCCGTTTTCGACGTTCGCTAATTTGTTAACTGTCACCGGATTAGTCGTGATATTCATCTACTGCGTCCAGGATCTTCCACCGGTTGCCGATAGAGAACTTGTGGCTTCATTAGAAAAAATTCCTCTATTCTTCGGAACGGTCGTCTTCTCTTTCGAAGGCATAAGTCTT GTTCTaccgattgaaaatgaaatgaaaaatccaGAAGATTTCGGTGGTAAAACCGGCGTTATGAACACTGCCATGTGCGTCGTTTCACTGTTGTATACTGCTTGCGGTTTTTATGGTTACATGAAATTCGGACCAAACTGTCTCGGAAGTTTGACACTAAACATGCCAACAGATTTCTG GCTGTACCTTTCAGTAAAGTTGATGTTTCCGATAGCGATATTTATCTCATATGGTCTCCAGTTTTATGTTCCCGTCAATATAATATGGCCGACATTCGAACAGTATCTTCGCACGGATCGTCAGAAACTGATCGGGGAATATTGCTTCCGTGTTTTTTTGGTGCTATTTACAT TTGGATTGGCAGCTGTTATCCCACATTTAGAATTGCTGATATCATTGATCGGAGCAGTCAGCAGTTCGGCTCTGGCTTTGATATTTCCGCCTATGTTGGAGATGATTACGTACTGGGACGAACGCGATACTGTAAAACATTACTGGTGGATGTTCGTCAAAGACTTATTCATAATCGTCTTCGGTTTGACGGGATTCGTTTCCGGCACGTTTGTTTCATTGAAAGAGATCGTGGAAGCTTTTCAGAATGGCACGTAG